The genomic window AAATTCTTGAGAGCACAATATTACAAAACGTAATGcgttaaaacattttatttaaaaagaagaaactctttttttttgtcctgtCTGATTAAACATCAAAGGAAGATGcgatgtttttatatattccaTGTGATGACATTATTTTAAGGATCTAGAAACTTCGTTGGCACAAGTATAAGCTCGTTTTTCTTGTTGACAGTGAGTCCGGGAGCTTCTTCCATGTCAATATCGTCAACCTTCATGCCTTCTGGTAACTTCCAAtcaaaatgatacaaaagatTAGCCAAACCAAACTCGACCATTGTTGTCCCCATATAAACTGCAGGACACATTCTCCGGCCGCCTCCAAACGGTAACAGCTCAAAATGCTGTCCTTTTGCATCAATATTATTATCCGTAAACCTCTCCGGGAGAAACACTTCAGGGTCTTTCCAGGTATCGGGATCACGACCAATAGCCCATACATTCACGTGAAGCCGTGTCTTAACTGGAATCGTGTAGCCGTTGATCTCAAATTCAGACATTGCTTCCCTTGGGATTAGAAGAGGTGTTGTAGGATGTAACCTCCATGTTTCTTTGATAACCATTTTGAGGTACTCAAGCTTATCAGTGTCATCAAAGCtgattctttctttgttcttgatttgacTTCTGATTTCGGATTGAACTTTTTTCATCACTCGTGGATTCTTTGCGAGTTCTGCCATTGCCCATGTCATGGTTATTGCAGAAGTATCCATTCCTGCTAGAAGAACATCCTGTAACAACATATAAACATcaattgtttaaatttttcttacaGATTTGATTGTGAATATATGATTAGTTACCATCAATATCGCTTTGATATGGTTTCTAGTGAGCTTGTCATTTCCAAgaacagcttcttctttctccaaccTCAACAGCAAGTCCACAAAGTCTTCACTaccttcttcctttttctgtttatgCAGATCAAACATTTGTTCATAGAAAGCATCGAGATCTCTCATGCTTCTCTCTCGCCGTCCTTGCAAACCCGTCAACAAGTCGATGATCCTTCCGACATACGGAATGAAATCTGAGGCAGAAAAGCTTCCCAACATCTCGAGCGCCTCACGGACTATGTTATTGAATCGTTCACTGTTGAGCACAGTTCCCTCAAAATTCACACTAAACGCTGTCCTGCAGACCACACTAACAGTTAAAGCCAGCAATGTCTTGTTCAAGTTGATCGGAGTCTTCTGAGCAGCTGATTCGGAGATTGAATCGATCAGTTTCTTGACCTCCTCGTCCTTTATCGGTTGTATAGAGTGAACTTGTTTACTACTGAAAAGTTCTTGAACAGCGAGCTTCCTTACTTCTTTCCAATAATCATCATAAGGAGAAAAAGCAATGTCTAGATAGTTGTAAGAGAGCTCTCTTGCCCCTAAAGAATGATTCAAGATacaaaaagattcaagatttcaagattcaagattcaagGGTTTGAACAGAGAAACCAAAGTTAAAATTGTAGTACCTGCAAAGCCTGGACGACTACAACAATGGAGGTCATGGATTTTCAAAGCTTGTTTTGCTGTTTCAGAGGAAGAAACTATGACTGTTGGTACTCTTCCAAGCTTTAAAAGCATCACAGGGCCATACTTTTTGGAGAGTTTCCATAGAGATTGATGTGGTAATTCTCCGAGTTGATGCAAGTTTCCGATGATAGGACAGCCAGGAGGAGACGGTGGTGTCCGTTGATAATTCCTCCGATTCTTGTGGTTGAACACGGCTACAAGAATACAAATGACGAAGATAAGTGACAGAAGCCAAATGTTTGTCATTTCTGATTTAATTGCAATTAAAGTGGCTCCATAAGTGTAGTCTTTATATTATACTAGTACATTGCTGCTCtcttcaattattattatcttacaatatatattctctGCTACGTAGTACGTAACGTtaaacttaattttatattcataAGATATACTTTTTAGGTTTGAAAAGtcaaacaagaacaacaacataaCCGTCGATATGATGAGTCAGCTCTAATCTCAACCACACGATCTTCTCATCTCTGGCACAAGTAGGAGCTcgtttttcttgtttacaGTGAGTCCAGGAGCTTCTTCCACGTCGATATCTTTAACCTCCACGCCTTCTGGTAACTTCCAGTCAAAATGATACAAGAGATTAGCTAGACCAAACTCAACCATTGTTGTCCCCATGTATATTGCAGGACAGATTCTCCGACCGCCCCCAAACGGTAACAGCTCAAAATGTTGTCCTTTTGCATCAATGTTATTATCCATAAACCTCTCCGGGAGAAACACTTCAGGGTCTTTCCAAGTATCAGGATCACGACCAATAGCCCAAACATTCACATGAAGCCGTGTCTTGACAGGAATAGTGTAGCCGTTGATATCAAATTCAGACATTGCTTCTCTTGGAAGCAAAAGAGGTGTTGTAGGATGTAGCCtccatgtttctttgatcacCATTTTCAGATACTCTAGCTGATCCATGTCTTCGAAACTTATCATTGATCTGTTCCCCATTTGAGTTCTTATTTCAGATTGaactttcttcatcactcGTGGATTTCTTGCAAGTTCTGTCATTGCCCATGTCATTGTTATTGCAGAAGTATCGATTCCCGCAAGTAGAACATCCTGTCTCATTCAAAACATATCAGACTCTTTGGTACTACTACATTACATAAAGGATTGTTAGCTAAATCTTGTTTTAGTTACCAGCAAGATTGCTTTGATATGGTTTCTTGTAAGTTTATCATTTCCAAGAACtgcctcttctttctccaaccTTAAGAGCAAGTCCACAAAATCTTCATTCCCTTCTTTCTTTCCCTCTTTATGCAAATCAAACATTTGTTCAAAGAATGCATTGAGAtctctcttgcttctttctctccttcctTGCAAACCCGTCAACACATCGATGATCCATCCGACATACGGAATAAAATCCGCGGCAGAAAAGCTTCCCAACATCTCGAGCGCCTCGCGGACTATTTTGTTGAATCTGTCACTGTTGAGCACAGTTCCCTCAAAACTAACCCCAAAAGCTGTCCTGCATACTACACTTACTGTTAATTCAAGACACTTATTGTTCAAGTTAACCGGATTCTTCTGAGAGGCTGATTCCGCAATTGAATCGATCATTTTCTTGACCTCCTCGTCCTTAATAGGTTGAATCGAGTGAACTTGTTTAGTACTGAAAAGTTCTTGAACACAGAGCTTCCTAACTTCTTTCCAATAATCATCATAAGGAGAGAAAGCAATGTCCAGATAGTTGTACGAAAGCTCTCTTGGCCCTAAACAATGATTCAAGATTCATGaggtttcttttcttttttttttggtttaaagatTCATGAGGTTTCTTGAATTCTATGAGGaacagaaattgaaatttgagtACCTGACAAGCTTGGACGAGTACAACAATGGAGGTCATGAACTCTCAAAACTTGTCTTGCTGTATCCGAAGAAGAAACTACGACTGTTGGGACTCTTCCAAGCATCAAATGCATCACCGGACCATACTTCTTTGAGAGTTTCCATAGAGTCTGATGCGGTAATTCTCCGATCTGATGTAAGTTTCCTATGATCGGGAAGCCAGGAGGACATGGAAACTGTCGATATTTCGGATGTTTCTTGTGGTTGAAAACGGCCAGAAGAATACAGACGAGAAAGATAAGTGGTAGAAGCCAAATGTGAGCCATTTCTGTTTTCTGAAGGGAAACCTCAAAAAATGTATAAGCACGTTGCTgtcttcaattattttctgaCTGGCGGGTAATCCATGTTTAtagataatcatatatataattagagtACTCTTTCTATCTAAAATATCCACATCagcaaaacaataaattaataaaattaaaaaatattaaaaatatcattcaaTTCAAATCTATACATGAGAATAATTTGAAATACATAACAAAAGAGTTAagtataattaataaatattaataataatatatacaaaaatatgaagTATTTATgagtataatatttttaatttaaatcatatatataattagagaATACTATCTCCATCTAAGGTGTCAACATCagcaaaatattaatttaataaatttaaaatatattaaaaatatcattcaaTTCAAATCTATTtgtaatatatgaaatttttaaaaaatatataagaaaagagtttaagtataataaataaatattaataataatatataaaaagatatgaaGTATTTATGagtataatattattaattaaatactGTATTtgattgtaaatttgtaatacaAACTTTATgcattataaaatattaaaataggTAAAACAAGCATAAAATAAGAGTATTAGAtccaaactatatataaaaacttaaaataaataagagtaatttattaaaatataaaattgagtGACAAGATTATTGTATAAAAATAGCTATAATAGTATAGGATACCAATAAATCCACACAACGTGTGGGTTGATTtctagtaataataataaaaacattattgtcTTATTGtgtcaaatttttttttctatagtAAAACTTACttttatattcaaataaaacttttctttccgatactacaaaaacaattgttttatataaaacaattgttttatataaaacaatttattgaTAAGGGATAGGCAAAATATTCGTTAGGTTCGATCCGGTTCAGTTTGATTCGAAAAATTCGGATATCCGTGATTTTACGAGGcaaatcaaatactaaaaatgATATTGGTTAAAATCGGagcaaataacaaatactaaaatttaaacagGCGGATATCCGCTCCGATCCGTTGTACATgaacatatgtatatgtatgtagaTAATTacagatatatattataattttacactttttaatgtaaattttctaagtttttgttcatcaaattaattatataactattagttttaaaaattaaaaagaaataatttttcaGTGAAATATTACttaatttggattcaatttctgattttgtttttcattataatttttataattgtttttgatagaTATTCAGCAAATCAGCAAATATCTTTGATTCTAACGGATATCCGTACATCCGGATCTTCGGTTACTTTCGAAGCAAATActaatcataaaattaattattcgAACATAGCAAATCTGATCACAAATACTACCAAATCCAGAATATTCTCGTGCCCACCTTTAATATTGAATAATTTCTTTTGAGCTAGCAATTAGACCAActgataacaaataaaaagtaataaatgacaagatttatttgtatacactttattttgtaatctcaagaaaaaacaaagtttaagTGATTAGTGATCTAAATACTTCAGAGGAACAAGTACAAGCTCATTTTTCTTGCTAGCATTAAGTCCAGGAGATTCTTCCAAGTCGATATCTTCGGCCACCATGCCTACTGGTATTTTCCAGTCAAAGTGATACAACATATTGGCAAGACCAAACTCCACCATTGTTGTCCCCATGTACATGGCAGGACACATTCTTCGACCACTTCCAAACGGTAACAGCTCAAAGTGTTGTCCTTTCGCATCAATGCTACTATTAACAAACCTTTCTGGAAGAAACTCCTCCGGGTCTTTCCATGTATCGGGATCACGCCCGATAGCCCAGACATTCACATAAAGCCGTGTCTTAACTGGAATCACGTAGTCATTGAGCTCAAATTCAGACATTACTTGTCTTGGAATCAGAAAGGGTGATGGAGGATGTAGCCTCCATGTTTCATTGATCACCATTTTCAGGTAATGGAGCTGATCTATATCATCCAAGGTGATCATTGACTTTTTCCCAATTTGGTTTCTGATTTCAGATTGCACCTTCTTCATAACTCGCGGGTTTCTCATAAGTTCTGTCATTGCCCATGTCATTGTTATTGCAGAAGTGCCTATGCCCCCAATAAGGACGTTCTGTGTaagatcataaaaaaaaaaaaagttagaataTCTAGGGCTACAATATATCTTAATGATGGAATGAGAAACGTTGTATAGTTACCATCAAGATTGCTTTGATATGGTTTCTTGTTAGCTTGCCATATCCAAtaacagtttcttctttctccaaccTCAAGAGCAAGTCCACGAAATCTTCAACACCTTCTTTGTTTCCCTGTTTATGTAGATCAAACATTTGTTCATAGAATGCATCAAGAGCTCTCacgcttctctctctctgcccATGTAGCCCTGTGAGCCAGTCGATGATCCAGCCGCCATTTGGAAAATAATCTGAGGCAGAAAAGCtccccaaaaacaaatatgtatcATGGATTAGTTTCTCGAATCTGTCACTGTTGAGCACAGTTCCTTGGAAGTTCACACCAAATGTTGCCTTGCATGTCACTCTTACAGTTAAAGAAGTAAACTTCTCGCTCAAGTTAACCGGAGTTCCCTGAGAAGCCGATTCTGAGACTGAATCGATAAGTTTCTTGACTTCATCTTCCTTGATAGGTTGAAAAGATTGAACTCGTTTAACACTGAAGAGTTCTTGCACACATATCCTCCTTAATTCTTTCCAGTAATCATCAAAAGGAGAGAAAGCAATGTCCAGATAATTGTAAGAGAGCGCTCTTGGTCCTAATCAATCAGggcttttgtttattaatgCTGTGAACACACAGACAAAAAAACTAAGACTTTAGTATGTTTTGAGTGAGAGTCACGGTACCTGCTAAGCTTGGACGGCTACAACAATGTAGGTCATGGATTTTCAGAACTTGCTTTGCAGTTTCAGAGGAAGAAACTACGACCGTTGGGATACTTCCAAACTTCAAAAGCATTACATGACCATACTTTTTGGAGAGTCTCCATAGAGATTGATGTGGTAATTCTCCGAGCTGATGCAAGTTTCCGATTATCGGGAAACCAGGAGGAGACGGTGGTTTCCGTTGATGTTGCTGCCGCTTCTTGTGCGTGAAGGCGGCTAGAAGAatacaagagagaaagagaagtgatagaaacaaaatcgTAGCCATTTCTGATGATTTGATGGATAATGAAGGGCAGCTATACATTTAAGAACCATTATCTTCACTTATTATGATAGCAATGAGCTTAGGGACCACTACATGGAGGTAATGAGACACTTTAGAGGCAAAAAAGTCTTGTAACCAATTCGGAGACTATTCCATATCGTTGAATCCAGTATCTTtccagaagaaaacaaaaagatgaatatTGAGTTGATTACATAATCCAATATATTCTCACAACCACATGAATCCCAAGAACAtaatcatatttctttttttttcttaataattttagttggattattaataataaataatatttcaaaaaataataattagaatttaaagtTAAAGCAAAGCTCCGACTTGAAATGCATATTGATGCTCATCAGGAAAAGTCATAAGACTTTTTCCTGCAttacctttttcttctctcaacaTTGAACCAATTCgaagggtttagagtttattattatcaagtttCAACAAAGAGAgtgttcaaagttttttttttttaaatatcctATCGGCTGATCCGGTCAGTTTTGGTAGGAACGCACCAAGGTGCTACAGAGTGAATTTCCCCGATTCAAGTAGAATTGGGCCACCACACTGCCTGATCCGAGTTTGAGAGAGTTGAGAAAACATCGTCTTCTCGGTTAAACAATGTTGTTTTGTAAGGTTGGGTGGAAATTAAAGAATTGATTACTGTAAGAGTCAAAGATttattaagaaagaaagaaacagaagatatagttttatttatcataGTCGATACTACATTCTTTAGTACTATCATGAAAAGCTTATTTTACAGATTTAAATACTTCCTAGGAACAAGTACAAGCTCATTTTTCTTGCTGGCATTGAGTCCAGGAGATTCTTCCATGTCAATGTCTTCGACCACCATGCCTTCTGGTAATTTCCAGTCAAAATGGTACAAGAGATTGGCTAGACCAAACTCCACCATTGTTGTCCCCATGTACATGGCAGGACACATTCTCCTACCACTTCCAAATGGTAACAGCTCAAAGTTTTGTCCTTTTGCATCAATGTTACTGTTAACAAATCTCTCTGGAAGAAACTCCTCTGGATCTTTCCAAGTATCTGGATCACGCCCGATACCCCATACATTCACATAAAGTCTTGTCTTGGCTGGAATCGTGTAGCCGTTGATTTCAAATTCAGACATTACTTCTCTTGGAACTAGAAGTGGTGCTGGAGGATGTAGCCTCCATGTTTCATTGATCACCATTTTCAGGTAATGGAGTTGGTCTATGTCATCCAAGCAGATCATTGACTTGCCCCCAATTTGATTTCTGATTTCGGATTGAACTTTCTTCATTACTCGCGGGTTTCTCATAAGTTCTGTCATTGCCCATGTCATTGTTATAGCCGAAGTTCCAATGCCTCCAAGAAGAACATTCTGTAATAAGACCATTATAATCTTTAGGTATTATAATCCTACAATTGGAAAGCAAAGCTTTGTATAGTTACCATTAAGACTGCTTTGATATGGTTTCTTGTGAGCTTGCCATATCCAAgaacagtttcttctttctccaactTCAAGAGCAAGTCCACAAAATCCTCAACTCCTTCTTTGTTCCCCTGTTTATGTAGATCAAACATTTGTTCATAGAATGCGTCAAGACCTCTcacacttctctctctctgcccTTGTAACCCCGTGAGCCAGTCGATGATCCAGCCGACATTTGGAAAATAATCCGAGGCAGAGAAGCTCCCCAAGAACAAAAATGCATCATGGATTAACTTGTCGAAGTTGTCACTATTAAGCACAGTTCCTTGGAAACTCACACCAAATGCTGCCTTGCATATCACGCCAACAGTTAAAGAAGCTAACTTCTCGCTCAAGTTAACCGGAGTTTTCTGAGCAGCTGATTCCGAGAATGAATTCATCAGTTTCTTGACTTCCTCTTCCCTGATGGGTTGAATCAAATGAACTTGTTTAGGACTGAAAAGCTCTTGCACACACATCCTCCTCAATTCTTTCCAGTAATCATTAAAAGGAGAGAAAACTATGTCCAAGTAGTTGTAAGAGAGCGCTCTTGGTCCTAAATAATCATatgacttttgttttaatcctacgcacacaaacaaaatatataaaaaaaatagtaagtgTTAAGTGAGAGTTACGGTACCTGCTAAGCTTGGACGGCTACAACAATTGAGGTCATGGATTTTCAGAGCTTGCTTTGCTGtttcagaagaagagacaacAACCGTTGGGATACTTCCAAACTTCAAAAGCATTACAGGACCATATTTTTTGGAGAGACTCCATAGAGATTGATGTGGTAGCTCCCCAAGCTGATGCAAGTTTCCGATGATCGGAAAGCCCGGTGGAGACGGTGGTTTCCGTTGATGTTGCCGCCGCTTCTTGAGTCTTAAAGCggcaagaagaagacaagagagaaagagaagtggGAGAAACCAAATAGTAGCCATTTGTTGATCTGATGACTGATGAAGGGACAACTATATGTTGAAGCTCAGTGTTGTCTTCAATTATTTCTGACACATCTTTATTACTaaacttttgaaaagaaataataacTTAACTCAATTTGcatgtataaataataattttaagacGATTGTGGGTGACCTTGgactatttatatttttctctagcGTTTTACGAcggaaagaaaataaataattggcCAGAAAATCCGTTTTCAAAACGTgattgtaaaataaaacaattttttaaagtCTATTAAAGtcttagaaatatatatattaccaaaaaaaactgaacctCATAGTTCATATTTGGCAGGACTATTCTTGTAATCTTACGTCCCAAAAATGttggttaaatttttatttgagtaactttacaaaaaatagtttatttgatttacTATACATAAATACACATATAGATGAAGTTTTTGTACCAAAAAATTCAGGTgagaagagatcatcaaatTAATCTATAGGTTTGATTGGTGACCTATAAAGAAATATAAGGAATGAAGAGGAAcatgactaaaaaaaaataataaagaaaaaaaaaataaaatagaaataaagaGGAATGAGTGTAGTGGCAAAATAGaacaaatattattgtaaatgataaccaaaacatacaaaataataacaaaaattaaaaaataaataaattatttttctaaataaaatattaaacaaattgaaaaaatttataaaaagaactACAAAACTACGTGAAACTAATATGGTAATTATAGTGAGTGGTCATTTGATTTTAGCTCTGTAATAATGAGTTCAAGCATAATTTGACAGTGCCTTTCCTTCCACACATACTATAATTGATGTATATAAGTAATCATGTTTggctttaatatttttcatccTACGTATATGCATTGACATTCAATAAGTAATTATGTTTACTACGTtatcataaatttaatttttaagttttaattaataaatgtttaatttgtttttctgtttgttcCTCATCAAATTTCGGAAGgaacaattttcttcttcgattcctCAAAAAATAAGGAATAAATAGGAATAGTGTACGATCCACATGTtataatttggaaaaaaaattactgtTGAATGGTAAAGAAAAGAGGAACAATAAGGAACATGTTGTTCCTATCCATTCCTTTCCTAAAAAGTAGTCACCAATCGAAGCCTATCTTTCAATAGCATACCTTCTTGATTAATTgcttctataaaaaaaatcaagatcGTTTTAATTAATCTCTATatgtttacaaaaattaacaattctGAATTGTTAAAAGCATTatttcagaagaaaaagatgatgaatATAGAATTGGTTAGGTAATCCAAGATATTCTGACATTCACATGAATCACATGGATCACTAGATGCTATATGTcatcatattttcttcttctttggtttttccATAAAACCTTTAGTTGgataaataataattggaaaaaaaaacatcacgATATTGTTTTCTAGTTAGCtacttttttctaaaatttgaaCTACCACCATAGAACATGGTATTTTATAATCTATACCATTCATGGGTCCTATGTGACTTAAAACggttaaaaacatattaacAGTAAAAAAGCGCGGAAAATAGTACAacactgtaaaaaaaaaagtggtaaGCAAAAGacattcacaaacaaaacttggTTTTGATTGCAGCTAAAAATTCGGTTTGGATTGGTAACTTGTATCGTATGATGAATCAAGTGAATTAGTTTTATGGTCTCTACaagtaataatttattatcttCTGTACAGTCACTTGAAAAGTAGTTAAGCATTAAGGGACATATTTTGGATACTTGTGTGTATCTACATTGTAcaacaaattgaaaaacagaagaagaaagaaacaggtTATCTATTATGTTATCTATTATGCAACGTGATCATTGTGGCCAAACTAACGTCTACATCATTCGcaatacaaaagaaacttGAATCTATGATTCTGTTCATTGATGAACAAAACATAAGTGATGTAATAAAACTCTTAGTAAGATAGACAAGAATCACAGTACTTATTCGGCAGCCTCTTCCATCACATGTTCCGCGGTGATTGGAGCCACGGGGTAATAATGGTAATGTAGCTCGCCAACGTCGTCTCCAGAGAGTTTCGTCCATCCTTGCGGCCCAACGTGGTACACTGATCATACAGATTTAAGAAagtttaatacaaaatttaaaggAAAAGGATCACAAGATGATGATGTATTGGCAGAAGAAGTAAGGATTGATCTTTACCGCTAGCAACTCCACCACTAGCTCCATCACGGAATGTAGCATGGTAGATGGATCTCCTTGCTAACTCTGAGGCTTCTTCAACCGACATATCGAATTTGTAtctgttaacaaaaaaagaaccataAGATTGAGTGGTTATAATAGTAAAGCAAGATCTAGTTTTGGTTTGGGCTTTGACTAAAAGAGAAGTAGGGCAATGATGATATCTTGAAATAGATACGTACCCGCTGTCCAGAACACCATAAGCGTATGGTGAACCTGAACCGACAGAGAATCTGTCTCCCTTAAGCCGTCCTCCTTCGTTGTCAACATAGTACAATCCAGGGCCCtatttcaaaaaagattacaaTTTTAGCATCTCGACTTTCGCTTTGGTGAGTGAAACTACAGACCGAGAAGGAAATAACAGTTAGGATATAAAGTTTAGGGTACTGACTGTTTCATCCCATCCAGCAATCATTGTGCCAACAGAAAGTCCCATTCCACGATATGAATAGAGCATGTTAGCAAGAAGCTTTGAAGCTCCTGAAACAGAGATTCTCCTTTTGTTTGCCAGCTCATGTAGACGGCACTATGATACACAAATAAAACACTCTCTATCAGGGTCATAGTTTCAACATAATCCAGATTTGGTATACAAGTTAGCAATCAAACTATTAGGATAAAACTGGGACTAGATTTTGGATACAAGAAATCAACGAAACCATTTGTATGCCCTTGAATACAacaactcaaa from Arabidopsis thaliana chromosome 3, partial sequence includes these protein-coding regions:
- the CYP71B36 gene encoding cytochrome P450, family 71, subfamily B, polypeptide 36 (''cytochrome P450, family 71, subfamily B, polypeptide 36'' (CYP71B36); FUNCTIONS IN: electron carrier activity, monooxygenase activity, iron ion binding, oxygen binding, heme binding; INVOLVED IN: oxidation reduction; LOCATED IN: cellular_component unknown; EXPRESSED IN: 8 plant structures; EXPRESSED DURING: LP.06 six leaves visible, LP.04 four leaves visible, LP.10 ten leaves visible, LP.02 two leaves visible, 4 leaf senescence stage; CONTAINS InterPro DOMAIN/s: Cytochrome P450 (InterPro:IPR001128), Cytochrome P450, conserved site (InterPro:IPR017972), Cytochrome P450, E-class, group I (InterPro:IPR002401); BEST Arabidopsis thaliana protein match is: cytochrome P450, family 71, subfamily B, polypeptide 37 (TAIR:AT3G26330.1); Has 32048 Blast hits to 31771 proteins in 1644 species: Archae - 44; Bacteria - 2893; Metazoa - 12018; Fungi - 6634; Plants - 9453; Viruses - 3; Other Eukaryotes - 1003 (source: NCBI BLink).), which gives rise to MATILFLSLLFLSCILLAAFTHKKRQQHQRKPPSPPGFPIIGNLHQLGELPHQSLWRLSKKYGHVMLLKFGSIPTVVVSSSETAKQVLKIHDLHCCSRPSLAGPRALSYNYLDIAFSPFDDYWKELRRICVQELFSVKRVQSFQPIKEDEVKKLIDSVSESASQGTPVNLSEKFTSLTVRVTCKATFGVNFQGTVLNSDRFEKLIHDTYLFLGSFSASDYFPNGGWIIDWLTGLHGQRERSVRALDAFYEQMFDLHKQGNKEGVEDFVDLLLRLEKEETVIGYGKLTRNHIKAILMNVLIGGIGTSAITMTWAMTELMRNPRVMKKVQSEIRNQIGKKSMITLDDIDQLHYLKMVINETWRLHPPSPFLIPRQVMSEFELNDYVIPVKTRLYVNVWAIGRDPDTWKDPEEFLPERFVNSSIDAKGQHFELLPFGSGRRMCPAMYMGTTMVEFGLANMLYHFDWKIPVGMVAEDIDLEESPGLNASKKNELVLVPLKYLDH
- the CYP71B37 gene encoding cytochrome P450, family 71, subfamily B, polypeptide 37 (''cytochrome P450, family 71, subfamily B, polypeptide 37'' (CYP71B37); FUNCTIONS IN: electron carrier activity, monooxygenase activity, iron ion binding, oxygen binding, heme binding; INVOLVED IN: oxidation reduction; EXPRESSED IN: 11 plant structures; EXPRESSED DURING: 4 anthesis, F mature embryo stage, petal differentiation and expansion stage, E expanded cotyledon stage, D bilateral stage; CONTAINS InterPro DOMAIN/s: Cytochrome P450 (InterPro:IPR001128), Cytochrome P450, E-class, group I (InterPro:IPR002401), Cytochrome P450, conserved site (InterPro:IPR017972); BEST Arabidopsis thaliana protein match is: cytochrome P450, family 71, subfamily B, polypeptide 36 (TAIR:AT3G26320.1); Has 32471 Blast hits to 32207 proteins in 1677 species: Archae - 50; Bacteria - 3065; Metazoa - 12022; Fungi - 6765; Plants - 9535; Viruses - 3; Other Eukaryotes - 1031 (source: NCBI BLink).), translated to MATIWFLPLLFLSCLLLAALRLKKRRQHQRKPPSPPGFPIIGNLHQLGELPHQSLWSLSKKYGPVMLLKFGSIPTVVVSSSETAKQALKIHDLNCCSRPSLAGPRALSYNYLDIVFSPFNDYWKELRRMCVQELFSPKQVHLIQPIREEEVKKLMNSFSESAAQKTPVNLSEKLASLTVGVICKAAFGVSFQGTVLNSDNFDKLIHDAFLFLGSFSASDYFPNVGWIIDWLTGLQGQRERSVRGLDAFYEQMFDLHKQGNKEGVEDFVDLLLKLEKEETVLGYGKLTRNHIKAVLMNVLLGGIGTSAITMTWAMTELMRNPRVMKKVQSEIRNQIGGKSMICLDDIDQLHYLKMVINETWRLHPPAPLLVPREVMSEFEINGYTIPAKTRLYVNVWGIGRDPDTWKDPEEFLPERFVNSNIDAKGQNFELLPFGSGRRMCPAMYMGTTMVEFGLANLLYHFDWKLPEGMVVEDIDMEESPGLNASKKNELVLVPRKYLNL